One region of Juglans regia cultivar Chandler chromosome 4, Walnut 2.0, whole genome shotgun sequence genomic DNA includes:
- the LOC108995183 gene encoding dnaJ homolog subfamily B member 13-like — translation MGVDYYKILLVDRNAKDDDLKKAYRKLAMKWHPDKNPTNKKEAEAKFKQISEAYDVLSDPQKRAVYDQYGEEGLKGQVPPPGAGGFPGGTDGGPTSYRFSTRNPDDIFSELFGFSSFGGMGDFGSGSRAGGSGFSRSMFGDDIFTSFRGGGGEASGNVPRKAAAIERTLPCSLEDMYKGTTKKMKISRDVIDSSGRPATVEEILTIDIKPGWKKGTKITFPEKGHEQRGVIPADLIFIIDEKPHSVFKRDGNDLIVTQKISLVEALTGYTAQLTTLDSRNLTVSINSIISPTYEEVVKGEGMPIPKDPSRKGNLRIKFNIKFPSRLTSEQKSGIKRLLTSS, via the exons aTGGGCGTGGATTACTACAAGATTCTCCTGGTAGACCGGAACGCCAAGGACGATGACCTGAAAAAAGCGTATCGGAAGCTAGCAATGAAGTGGCACCCCGATAAGAATCCCACCAACAAGAAAGAAGCCGAAGCCAAATTTAAACAAATCTCCGAGGCTTACGAT GTTTTGAGTGATCCGCAAAAGCGAGCAGTGTATGATCAGTACGGAGAGGAGGGGTTGAAGGGGCAGGTTCCACCGCCTGGTGCCGGCGGGTTTCCGGGTGGGACTGATGGCGGACCGACATCGTACCGGTTCTCCACGAGGAATCCCGACGATATCTTCTCTGAGCTTTTCGGGTTTTCGAGTTTCGGAGGAATGGGCGACTTCGGTAGTGGGTCCCGCGCCGGCGGGTCAGGGTTTTCGAGGAGTATGTTCGGGGACGATATATTCACTTCGTTTAGAGGTGGAGGCGGGGAGGCCTCAGGGAACGTGCCCAGGAAAGCTGCTGCGATAGAGCGCACGCTGCCGTGTAGTTTGGAGGATATGTACAAAGGGACtacgaagaagatgaagatttcGAGGGACGTTATCGATTCCAGTGG GCGACCCGCCACAGTTGAGGAAATTCTTACCATTGACATCAAGCCGGGTTGGAAGAAGGGCACAAAAATCACCTTTCCAGAGAAGGGACATGAACAGCGAGGTGTCATACCTGCAGACCTCATCTTTATTATTGACGAGAAGCCTCATAGTGTCTTCAAGAGGGATGGCAATGATCTAATTGTCACCCAGAAGATATCGCTTGTGGAGGCTTTGACTGGTTATACAGCACAGCTAACAACCCTTGATAGTCGAAATCTGACAGTTTCCATCAACTCCATCATTAGTCCCACCTATGAAGAAGTTGTTAAAGGGGAGGGGATGCCAATCCCCAAGGATCCTTCCAGAAAAGGGAACTTGAGAATCAAATTCAACATCAAGTTCCCTAGCAGGCTTACATCAGAGCAGAAATCGGGTATCAAGCGATTGTTAACGTCGTCGTAA